In one Mucilaginibacter ginsenosidivorax genomic region, the following are encoded:
- a CDS encoding glutamate synthase subunit beta, producing MGKPTGFQEFNRELPTKVPAAERVKNYKEFVNLYTDEKLNQQSARCMNCGIPFCHSGCPLGNIIPEFNDAVYRQNWEEAYHILSSTNNFPEFTGRICPAPCESACVLGINKPAVAIEEIEKHIIEIAYQKNLVKPTAPLVKSGKKVAVIGSGPAGLAAAAQLVKAGHAVTVYERDDKPGGLLRYGIPDFKLEKTVVERRIEVMEKDGVVFKLNSEVGVNVAADELVRNNDAVVLAGGSTIPRNLMIPGRELKGIHFAMDFLKQQNKRVSDIAVDGDDILATGKDVVVIGGGDTGSDCVGTSNRQGAKSIKQFEVMFQPPAQRTQHMPWPTYPMVLKTTSSHEEGAERFWGVNTLEFLGDDEGNLRALKVVDVEWEQDFMGRPVKFHVVEGSEREIPCQRVFLAMGFLYPQPAGLLAQLGVELDDRKNVKAKEGVYRTNVSKVFAAGDMRRGQSLVVWAISEGRETARKVDEFLMGHSLLESKDAVNQFDQVF from the coding sequence ATGGGAAAACCAACAGGATTTCAGGAGTTTAACAGGGAATTACCAACTAAGGTTCCTGCTGCTGAACGCGTAAAAAACTATAAAGAGTTTGTTAATTTATATACCGACGAGAAGCTGAACCAGCAATCGGCCCGTTGTATGAATTGCGGTATCCCTTTTTGCCATTCGGGATGCCCGCTGGGTAATATTATCCCGGAATTTAACGATGCCGTGTATCGTCAAAACTGGGAGGAAGCTTACCATATTTTATCATCAACAAATAATTTTCCGGAGTTTACAGGCCGTATTTGTCCTGCACCATGCGAGTCTGCATGTGTGTTAGGTATTAATAAGCCGGCTGTAGCTATTGAGGAAATTGAAAAACATATCATCGAAATTGCTTACCAGAAAAACCTGGTAAAACCAACTGCACCGTTGGTAAAATCGGGCAAAAAAGTAGCTGTAATAGGCTCTGGTCCGGCAGGTTTGGCAGCTGCAGCTCAATTGGTAAAAGCAGGCCACGCGGTAACTGTTTACGAGCGCGATGATAAACCGGGAGGTTTATTGCGCTATGGTATCCCTGATTTTAAACTGGAGAAAACCGTAGTAGAGCGCCGTATTGAAGTAATGGAAAAAGATGGTGTGGTGTTTAAGCTGAACAGCGAAGTAGGTGTTAATGTTGCTGCCGATGAATTGGTACGCAACAATGATGCTGTAGTACTGGCAGGTGGTTCAACCATTCCCCGTAACCTGATGATCCCCGGCAGGGAATTAAAAGGCATCCATTTTGCGATGGACTTTTTGAAACAGCAAAACAAACGCGTAAGTGATATTGCAGTTGATGGCGACGATATATTAGCTACCGGTAAAGACGTAGTGGTAATTGGTGGCGGTGATACCGGCAGCGATTGCGTAGGTACTTCAAATCGCCAGGGAGCAAAATCAATTAAGCAGTTTGAGGTGATGTTTCAGCCGCCGGCACAGCGTACACAGCATATGCCATGGCCAACATATCCAATGGTGCTTAAAACCACCAGTTCGCACGAGGAAGGTGCCGAACGTTTCTGGGGCGTAAATACCCTGGAGTTTTTAGGCGACGACGAAGGTAACTTGCGTGCGTTAAAAGTGGTAGATGTAGAGTGGGAGCAGGATTTTATGGGCCGCCCTGTAAAATTCCATGTGGTTGAAGGTTCTGAACGTGAAATTCCTTGTCAGCGTGTGTTCCTGGCTATGGGCTTCCTGTACCCGCAGCCTGCCGGCCTGTTAGCTCAGTTAGGTGTTGAACTGGATGACCGTAAAAACGTTAAAGCCAAAGAAGGCGTTTACCGTACAAACGTGAGCAAAGTATTTGCTGCAGGTGATATGCGTCGCGGACAATCACTGGTTGTTTGGGCAATCTCCGAAGGCCGCGAAACTGCGCGTAAAGTAGATGAGTTTTTAATGGGCCACTCGTTGCTGGAAAGCAAGGATGCCGTTAATCAGTTCGACCAGGTGTTTTAA
- a CDS encoding DUF4142 domain-containing protein — translation MKYLTRLLLILVAFVFSQSCESNKRANNYNNKVLVDDGGMLFFKNGTEASLATVKASGLAISNSKNQKVIQFAKTMIDDHTLLADNLRKLEIDNFVTSNDTINAGHQQAIAALEQKKAANFDKAYIAMLVNQHEQEIALFKTAALNKNPNVSDFANKNMSSLQAHLDSAKVIMLALK, via the coding sequence ATGAAGTATTTAACCCGCTTGTTATTGATTTTAGTAGCCTTCGTTTTTTCGCAATCATGCGAAAGCAACAAACGCGCAAATAATTACAACAATAAAGTACTTGTTGATGATGGCGGAATGCTTTTTTTTAAGAATGGCACCGAAGCCAGCCTGGCAACCGTAAAAGCTTCCGGTTTGGCTATCTCCAATTCAAAAAATCAAAAAGTAATTCAGTTTGCTAAAACGATGATTGATGACCACACCCTTCTTGCTGATAATTTGAGAAAATTGGAGATTGATAATTTTGTAACATCCAACGATACCATAAATGCCGGCCATCAACAGGCAATTGCCGCCCTTGAACAGAAAAAAGCTGCCAACTTTGACAAAGCCTATATAGCAATGCTGGTAAACCAGCATGAGCAGGAAATAGCGCTGTTTAAAACTGCCGCACTCAACAAAAACCCTAACGTATCTGATTTTGCCAACAAAAATATGTCATCGTTGCAAGCGCATCTTGATTCGGCTAAGGTGATCATGCTGGCATTAAAATAG